The Fictibacillus phosphorivorans genomic sequence AAAGCACCACACCTATTGATAATAGAAGAAGTGGTTTCTTTACAGTGAAGGTAGCTAATTTTTTCATGAAACCTTCCATTTTACTAGAGGTCGAAATAGCTTTTGATGTAACAGAACGGTCACGTAACATAAATACCGTGTACATCAACAGCAAACTAACGGTGTAGGAAACAATCACGCCTACAGAAAGCATGATGCCAAAATGTTGAATCATAGGTACTTTTGAGATGAGCAATGTGATGAAACCTAGCGTCATCGCAAAAACAGCGATACCAACTGCTGGACCCATCTTCTTAATAGATTGCATCGTTGCTTCTTTTACAGATTTGCCGGCTTTTAACTCTTCATCATATCGATTGTGGAATTGGATCGCAAAATCGGTACCCAGACCAATTAAAATCGGCAAGATCGCCATGGTTACCATACTCATCGGTACTCCGATATAACCCATGATTCCTATCGTCCAGAATAAAGACAAGAGCACTACAGGAAGCGATAAGAGTCTCCATTTGACTGGGAACACAATAAAGAGTATGACTGCCATTAATACTAGTGAAAGGCCAAGCATGATAGACATATCTTTCATCATGCTATTGTAGATGGCTCCATATATCTTGGGAGTTCCAGATATGTTTGTTTCAAGATTCTTTAATCCTGCTTCATTTGTTATATCACTAACGTCTTCTGTTATGTCAGAAAGTTTATCATAGGGAATACCGCCTTTTATCTTCATGACGATTAAAGCATGTTCTCCGTTTTGAGGCATAATCGTCTTGAACATCTCATTCAAGTTTCCTTCTTTGTCTAACACAAGTCCTTTTACAAACTTCTCATTCTGTATGGATGGTGCGCCTGCTTCCTGCAGTGCCTTAAGATTAACGCCGTTTTGTTCACTCAATTTCTTTAGAAATGCATTCTGTGCTTTTTGAGCGACTTCTTGTTGCTGTGCTGGTGTTGCACCACTCGAAGCAGCCTCTCTTACAGCTTTTTCAACAACTTCTTTTAGTTGCTCTTTCATCTTCAATTGCATGTTTGTAGCTTGATCTGTCCCATTTTTTATAATGTTGTAATAGCTGAATACAGATTGAATTTCCTTTTTTTCTACTAATCTCTCTTGTAACTTGTTAATCGCTGAAAGGTTATCTGTTGATAAAAAATCATCTTGATTACCTGAAAGCAATATGAACAACGTATCACTACCGAATTGATCTTGATATTCTTCCGTGGCTTTATAAATCGGATCTTTGTGAGAAATCATTGTTCCCTGCCCAAGATCAACTTGAACTTTGGTCACACCAAACCCTAGTATCACTGTAAAAAGTAATACAAGACTAATTATCTTTTTCGGACTATGGATAATCTTTTCCGCCAAGAAACTAAACCATCTACTCATCTCTTATTCCTCCTGCATATTTTTAAACACTCTGTTCAATAAAACTCAGTATGTTTAATAAAATTTTAGGAGATAATAAGAGTAACCTCAATGTTCAATATTTATAAGTATGTATAATATCAAACATTTAAAGTGATTCTGACATATTTCATTGAAATATTGAACGAATAATTAATAATTGTTCAATTGGATTTATTGAACATTATGTCTTTTTCTTATGTTACATTTTAATTAGGGAGGGATTATAAAAAATGGCTAAAAAAAGTGACCTTCGTATTATAAGAACAAAAAAACTAGTTAGAGAAGCCTTTTTAGAACTAATCAATCAAAAAGGTTTTACAGCAATTACCGTTCAAGATATCGCTGATGCAGCAACTATTGGTAGAGGTACTTTCTATCTGCATTATAAAGATAAATACGATCTACTCGACCAATTAACAGAACAAACGCTTACGAGATTATCAGATCTAATTCAACCATCCACACATTTTCGTGATAACAAACTAAACTTGGAAGAATTAAGGAAGATGCTTATCCGCGTGTTTGACGCGATACGGGTAGAACAAACATTTTTTAAAACTATGCTTTCTAGTCATGACACACCCAACTTTAATCAAGAACTAACAAAATTTTTCTTTAATAAATTTTCAGCAGAATACGAAAACCTCAACTTGTCTGAAAAAAAGGAACTTCCTAGAGGGATACTTATCAGCTATTTATCTTCAGCTATTCTTGGTGTTATCGTTTGGTGGCTTCAAAATGGGATGATGTATGCTTCAGAGTACATGGCAGATAGTATTACCAACCTTCTTATGGAAGGTCCGGCAGGCTTATTGAACGTGGATTATGAATGATTCAAAAAATATAATATTAGGTTGAATAATATATTAAGAACAAAATTGCAATACATAACAACATATATGTTAATGACATCGTTGTTATTGTTAAAACTGACATTATTGATGATAACATCTACTTGGATGCATAATCATAAGACCAACTTTCTCTTAGAGCATATAGTATTTTCTTCACATTCGATACACTAGGTTCCACTTAACAATCTTCGACAGTATTACTTCCCCAATTAAATGATTAAGTGATAGATATAAGTAAAATGCTCATTCTTCAACTTTAACATATTTTACTTAAACTAAATGGTGGGATTGCTGAATATGGCTATATGTAAACGACATGACAAAAACCTGGTGGTTTTTTTATGTCAATTAACAATTATATTGCTATGTCACCTGCTATAAGGCTTACGGCGCTGATAACTCTTTCCTTTGTTCACTCGTTCTAGATAGAGATTGGAAGTTGAGATATCTGAGTGACCGACTCACTCTTTCACATCAACAAGCGGTACTTCGTTTTCAATCATTGTGGTGACGAACGTATAACGAAACCAATGAGTACGAAAAATCGCATCAAACATATTGTTAAAGCTCAAGTAATAGGAAAACGACCAGACTATCTTTTTTTCTAGTCGCTTTCCATTTTTTATAAAGTTAGTATTAATAAAGAGAACTATTGTTTCCTGGCCATTCAATGACGTCTGTAATCCCAGTATAGATATTTGGCGGATACTCCGCAATTCGGTGTGCTAAATATAGATACCACTCGGTTCCATATGTTAATTGCACGGCTCTGTTTTCACGGGAAAATCATCTATAAGAAACCATTTTTTGTAGAGCGATCTCTCTTTCTTTTCTAACACATCTTGAAACGCTGGAAAATAGTATCCATAATGGTTAAAAAACCGCATCCAACATGACTCTTATACCTTTTTCATGACAAGCGTGGACCAACTGTTTAAACGTTTGTTTATCTCCGAAATGCGGGTTCTCCATATAATCGATCGTGTCATATTTATGATTAGATGTAGCTTTAAAGATCGGAGTCAAATAGGAACCCCTAATCCCCAGATCGACCAAATAATCGAGCTTTTGAAAGATTCCTTTAAGATCTCCTCCACTTACTTTGAATTTGGACATACAATTGATAACTCTTGCGCTTTTTTTCTAACCTTCAATAAGATCACGCTTCACCACACAGATGAGTATTAACCGGTCAGCACACTCTTCTGCATTAGAAATGCATCCCACTAATTTTTTGTTAGATGCTTTAATTTGACAATATAGTTAACACTTTCCTATAATTAAACAAATGTTAAAAAAACTGAAACTTTGATTAGGAGGTAATCACTTTGACTGTGGATTTTTATCAAGCACTAAAAGAAAGACGTTCGTACTATGGGATCTCAAAAGACGTTGGAGTGTCTGAAGAAAAAGTAAAGGAAGTAGTTGAATTTGCAGTAAAACACACTCCTTCTGCTTTTAACTCACAAACGGCTCGCGTTGTCGTTTTGACGGGAGACGCTCATGATAAACTCTGGGATATTACTACGGAAACGTTAAAGAAAATCGTTGCTGAAGAGAATTTTGAAGGAACCCGGCAAAAGTTGGAGTCCTTTCAAGCTGGGTTTGGGACGGTGTTATTTTTTGAAGATGAAGCAGGGGTTCGATCTCTTCAAGAACAGTTCCCATTATATGCTGATAACTTTCCAGTTTGGTCTCAACAATCATCAGGAATGCATCAGTTAGTCGTTTGGGCAGGACTCGAAGCTGAAGGCTTAGGAGCATCTCTACAACACTATAATCCTCTAATCGATGAAGAAGTTAAGAACGAATGGAACATCCCCTCTAATTGGAAGTTAATCGCACAAATGCCATTTGGGAAACCGACTTCACAACCAGGAGAAAAAGAGTTTAAACCGATTGAAGATCGTGTGAAATACTTTAAATAAAACCGGAAAAGTCTAAAGTTATATCTTTAGACTTTTTTTATCGTTTTTTAAACAACTGGTAATTTTCTATGAATAGACTCAACCAAACATACTCTTTAAGCTCTTTATATACATGGGTTTTAAATTAACAACAATATATAAAGAAATGACGAAGAGTCCCAGGCAACCACCCAGGACTCTTATAAAGACTTTGGTTTGTTTTACTATTTATGCTCTTGCCATAAACACTCCGATATTTTCAGCTCTGAAAATTCAGCTGTAAAGCTAGAGTGTTCAGGGCTACACGCGTAGATCCCAACGTTTACAGCATGATCTGCAGAGAACAGATGAAAGATTCGCATTTGCTTATAGTGAATACCGTCATAGGAACACTCGATGCAAAAATCACTTTCACGTCGGCTTAATCTGTAATACATGTGTTTTTGTTTTGCAGGAATATCAGTGGTTGCCCAATCCGAATACCCGTTGTTTGTAACAACACTACCAAGACGTTGAAAGTCTTCATTCTCATATTCAATAGAAGCTTTGAACCAGTTATCACTTGATTGATAGATTATGACGCCACATTGGTCAAAACGTCTTTTAGAATTAAAGTCGGTGCGTACGGTGAATGTAAAGTACTTGTCTTCAACAGGTAAAAGTAACGCCGGAGCATTACCATTTTGAAAACCATAATACGTTCGTTGCCATAAATCCGTATGCGGCTCTGTTGTAATGGATATATGGTTATCTCCAATATCAAACGTAGTAGGTTTTGATAACCATCTATTATTTTCTTCAATAAAATTCATTTGGTACCTCCATTATTCTCAGGTTTATTAAACGTTACAAATAAATAGAAAGATGAGTCATACAAACCTTTTCTAGCATAACCAAACTACCGATAATATAAGGTAGGTATAAGAAAATCATTAATACCAAGATAAACTCAAATTTTTTAGGGTTAAAAACAACAAGAAAATTGAGATATTTTTAAACATGTGTTTAATATTTCCAATCAGCCGACTTTACTTTAATGTCGTAACAATCTTCTGCCCTATTCTTGTCTCCAAGATTAAAAGGGCATGAGTAAGGTTTCCCCCTACTCATGCCCAAATCATGCGACAAAATTAGCCTGTCAGTCACTTTTCACTTCATTTCAATTAATAGCTCTATTTTTTCACCGCTATTTTGTTTGTTACTTCTTCTTCGATCACTTTCATAATATCGAACGCACCATCTGACTTATTTGAACAGATGACCACATTAATAGATACATCCGGATAGTGTGCGGAATGGAAGCTGACACCTGGATCATAGCCCATTACATGATATTTAAAGATGTTGTTCTCTATGTTTTTCTTTATCCAAATACCATAACCATAAAAACTCGTTTCATTGACTTGTGTATATGGTGTTAAAAGCTGTCTTGTGTTTCTTTCGTTTAAGAGTTGGTAACCCATTAATGCTCGCCAGAACTTGGACATATCATAAGCGGTCACAAATGCACCACCATCTGCTCCCCCTTTTACAGGTAATGAATATATATTTGTTTTCCATGTTCCATCAGAGTTTTCAATATATCCTGTTGCAGTATTTGCAGGTAGTGAATCAAATGAAAAGTAACCTGAATCCGTCATATCAGCTTTATCGAATATGTTTTTTTGAACATAATCTGAGAAATCAAGCCCACTTGCCTTTTCTACAATCAACCCCAGTAGAATAAAACCAGCGTTGTTATAAGAAAACGAAGCTCCTACTTGATTTTTCATAGGTTGATCTTGAAACAAGGGTAGAAAGTCTTCTAACCTTCTTATGTGATACATGGGGTTTTCAACCCACAGTTCTTCAAAATCATCCATAAATTCCTCATCAAAATAATCAGGTATGCCTGAAGTATGTGTGAGTAAATGATGGACAGTCACTTCTGAACTAATATGTTTAAAAGGAATGTCTAGACAATCTATTAACTTCTTATCGAATGAGATCATCCCTTTTTCTACAAGTTGATAGATTGCAACGGCCGTAAACAGTTTACATCCAGATGCTATTCCAAAACGCGTATCGATCTTATTTTCTATTTGGTCAGAGCGATTAGCAAAATTCCATGCACTTTCAAATATACCTTTTCCGTTCTCTTCAACATACACAACACCTGAAAAATCAATTTGATCGATTACATCTTTTATCTTCTCTTCTAAAATCACGTTCATAGCCATTCCTCCTGAATTTTTTACTATATCGGTATTTCTGATAAAATTAGGAATGCGCCTGAACAACTAGACTACATCCCTATTATTTTGAAATTATCATTGTAAAAACCGCCTTTTATAAACTTAGTTAGGTTACAAATATGTAAACCACAATCTAAAATATACCATATTTTTCCTTATAATATCGTGTTCTTCGTTAAAATTCTTACTAATTAACCCACTGATAGTAGATTAGATTAGTTAGACATTCACGTTTAACCACTTTGGCTCCCTTTAAGAGTTATTTGTCAATAAGATGAAATAGTAAACGGCTGGCGTAATAGCAATCTTCCAGATACCTATTTTTTGAAAAAAGATTTCATATTTTTGTTCATTATCGAACGGATTTTATATTCTTGATAAAAGATAAACAATGAAACCAAAATGCAGATAGTAATAAAGCAACGGGTCAGTATGGCTATGTCAGACCCATACATGGTGATCGTTCTCCATGGTGTGTTAAAAACAGATTCCAGTGTTGGTATTATTGATAAACCAACAACTAAATAGATACAACCAATTAGTCTATGTCTTAATGTAATTGTCTTTTGTTTCATCAAGTGGAACAACAGAACGAGAGAAAAAAAGAGAGTAATAATAACGAAGAATAATGTGATCCATTGTAATTTATGATCAGCTGAGATGATTTTTGGAGCGCTATTTTTTTCAATGATGCTTCTGATGCCTTCTTTGATATAAGTTGTGTGCATCACATCTGATACATTATTCTTATTGGTCAGTAAAATAAAACCATACTGTTTACTTGGATGAATGAACAACTCAGCTCGTGAGTCCGGAGTTTCCCCGCCATGAAAAAGATACGAATCATCTTCTTTTGTAGATATTCTCCAACCCAACCCATAATAAAATACTTCCTTTCTATGGATTTGAGGGGAAGTATATTCGGTAAAATACTTCTGACCTAGAAAGTTTTGTTTGCCAAGAATGAATGATATGAACTGAATCATATCAGAAGAAGTTGAAGCAATATAACCGTATGGTGAACCACTATCATCAAAGTGGTTAGAACTTTTTATAGGTTTTCCAAACCATGCTTGATAACCTGGTTCATAACCTAATTTTATTGCTTTTTTAAAATCAGATACTGAATGGTCCATACGTAACTCCGTAAAAATTTCGTTCTCCATGTACTGAGCATACGAAGTTTTACTAACCTCTTCGATAACCCTTCCTAATAAGAGATAGTTTGCTGCGCTGTATTGATGCATTCTTCCCGGATCTTTATTAAGTTTAACTCCATTCAGCATCTCTGTTGCTTTTTTAATCGCATCTTTCCCTCTTAGTTTTTGATCTGCGACTTTTAAGCCCTCATAAGAGGAGATGCCACTTGTATGGGATAACAAGTGTCTAATGGTTATCTCGTTCTTAGCATTCCCCTTATCATAATGAAACGAGGGTAGGTACGAATGGATAGAAGTATCTAAATCTATCTTTCCTTCTTCAACCAGTTTCATAATTGCTAAGCTCGTGATTGGCTTACTGATTGAACCGATGGTAAAGAGTGTGTTATTTGTAATTTCCTTTCCATTACTTTGTTTTCCCCAGTTCTCTTGAAAAATTACTTTCTCTCCTTGGACAATCGCCAAGGAAGCACCGGGAATCTGATATTCTTCTAATGATTCCTTCATAAATTGTTCGATTTGCCCTTTAAGTTCACTTTCCTGAGCTATAGTTGTTGATGAAAAGAGTACCAACATTATACAAACCCCTAGTAATGAGATTGTCTTTTTCATCGGTTCACCTCTCATCGGAAGTAGAGAGATGATTTGTTATTAATCTTTCCAACAGAATATAGGAACGATCAATATCAAAATCTTTATCTATGATTTTTTGAAGGGCTAATCCGTCGAAGCAAGCTATCAGAAGGCTAGCCATTTCATCTGCCTCCTCTATCCCGATCTCCCTCAAAGGATTTGATAAACTTTTTCTTCCCATATTCAAGATGTCGATTACTTCTCTTTCAATCTCTTTATTCTTAAGTCCAAGGGAGTAAATCTCATATCGAAAGCGGTACCAATCCGGATCTTTCTCAGATCTACTTTTAATCTCTTGTAGTACCTCTTGAAAGAGAATATTACGTTTTGTTCTGTCGTCATACTGTTTATGATATTTTTCTTGTAGAGTGTGCTGTACCGAAAGAAGAAGTTCTTCTTTATTCTTAAAATAATAATGAATCAACCCTGGAGTAATGTTTGCCTCCGATGCAATATCTTTAATTGAAGCGTTCTCATATCCTTTTTGAGCAAATACTTTATAAGCAGATTTAATTATTTGTTTTCGTTTATCTTCCTTTACCATAAAGGACCTCCCAAACTATTTGGTCAACCAACCAAATTGTAATACATTTCCTATTTAGGGTCAATTCTTTTTTACTCACTAGCAGTTTATATGATGACCATGACAGCTCTCTTAAGGTAGCTGCAAAAAAATCATTTACAGAGTGAAAGAGAAACGTTTTTTCTTTCTGATCAGTCTGTCGTGCTGCCGCCATAAATTGCTTTGAACCATAAAGAAACAAATCTTGCTGAAACAATATGGATGACTTTTTATATATCGACATTATTATCAATATCGACATACACAATAACATATATGTTAATGTTAATATCTTTTTTGTTTACGAACTACTAATAGAAAGGATATAAAATCATTAAAAAACATAGTCCGCAATATCTGTTTTTCTTTAAATGAGTAAAAATGTTTTAATTCTTCTCGATATCTCACTCTGGTTATGACAGATCTCTATCGGTAGCTACAGGTCATTATCAAGTGTTTGGGTCGATGCTACACTTGCTGCTTGGGTGTTATGACCACCTAAAAGCAAAGTGATACCCAAAGTTAAAGCACTTAGACTTTTTTTATTAAACAATTGAATTCCTCCTCTGTAATAATTTGTAAAAACATACATTTTTACCGTATGTTTCAAATTATTTCTTTTTTCTTTATCTTTCTACATAGTGAAACTTTATCTGTTCATTTACGTCTAACGTATACCAAAAAAGAAGGGGATTGTTTTCGTTGAATGTTGTCAAGTTTAAATCGCCTAATACACAGTTAAGCAATGAAGAAAGATTAATTAGCCTTATGGAACAATACGGGGCCTCTTTAAATAAATTAGCTTTTACTTATTTAAAAGACTGGGCAAGATCAGAGGATGTTGTTCAAGAAGTATTCATGAGTTGTTATAAAAACCTAGATGATTTTAGAGAAGAATCAGCCTATCGAACATGGTTATATCGAATCACAGTTAATAAATGTATTGATATCATACGAAAAAAGAATTTATTAGATTATTTTTCCGTCAAAGAATTAAAAGAATATCTTATAAAGAAAGATAACAGTGCAGAAAATGAAATGCTAAAAAAGAATGATGAGTATGACCTGGCTAAGCATGTAATGTCCCTTCCCCTAAAATATCGAGAGGTCATGGTTTGATCTTTCTATAAACGAAATATCCTTAATAACTAATATTAACGTACAGACTATTAAAACAAGACTTAAACGAGCAAAAGAGCAGTTGAAAAAAAGTTATGAAAGGGGTAATTAAAATGGATAAGAAATTAAGTCGCTTGAAACGTGCACTTGATTCAACCTATTTTAAAAATAGTTCATTTAAGGAATCTCAAAAGTACTCTATTCTAAACAACATTAAGAATAATGAATTGGATAAAAAACCAAGTTTTATAATAAAAAAGGCTTTAAGTTTAGGTGTGATTTCTGCTTTAACGATTGGGATAGGCTTGTTCACTTTCGATAAAATGAACACTCAAGATGCTAAGGAACCTAATATGATTAATAGTGAAATTTCAACAAATGCAAATGCACCGGTTGTTAAAAAACAAAATAAAGATCTTTCTAAAGAAGAGGTAAATTACCTCTTACTCAACAGCATGGATTATTTTGATACAGCAAAAGGAAACTTAGATTTTAAGTCCAAAAATCAAACGGAGACAAATATTGAGTACCAAGTAGATATGAATAAAACCAATCCTATTGGGTATGAGAAAAATGGAGATATAATTAAAATAGCTAAGAACGGCGAATACAAAACCATTAATGCTAAAACCGAAAATGTAATTAGAAACGCGGGGTATGAAAAATACGTTGAAGCAACGGATGAAGAAAAGAAGGTAGAAAACCGTTACTCAAAAGGTAATGATGGAAAAGAAATTTATAATATTAGAACCGATCATCCTATTGTTGGGATTGCTAAGGGATCTCTCTTCCCCCAAGAGATCACTACAAATCTTCTTCAAGATTATAATAATTGGACCATAGAAGATCAGAATACTGACTATTTAGGCCGAGACAGTATTATAATCAGCGGTTCTTTAGAGGAAGACAATGCGATTAAATTTAGCAGCAAGACATTTAAATTTTGGGTCGATAAAAAAACAGGTATCTTGCTTACTTATGAAATTTATGATGCACAAGGAAATACGGTCGAATTCCTAAAAACAAAGGACATAATGATTAACGAGAAGCTTGATGATTCAATACTTAAATTAAATTAATAAAATCTAAAGAAGACAAACTCCTATCAATTTAGAAAGGGGTTTGTCTTTTTAGCTCCTTTACGTTTGGAGTAAAGGAGTGCTTCCTGATAACCATCGCCTTTGTTGTTCAGCAATGAATGCTGACTAACCTCGTCACTTATATTTACTCCATAGCATTTCGCTTGAAATGCTGTTTTTTCTTCTATTTCTTATAATCAGATCGTCACCATGATCTTCTTAAGTTCTTTTAAAACAAAGTTTTCTCGGTGTATCCATACGTTTTCTTCACATTGATTTATCATGGTCTCGTTTTGTTGGATGGCCTCATCAAGATCTACCCATTTAGGTGTATATTCTTGATCAAACTCATAATCGTCTAATTGTTGAGCAACTACCTCACCGGTCAATTCACAGAGATAGTAATGTGAAGTCGTTTGAAAGATTGCTTCTTTATCATAATCATCTCCATGTCTTTCAATGACAACGCCCATTTTTTCTCCAATTCTACTTAGATAGCCTGTCTCTTCTGCTACCTCGCGGATTAGACCTTCAGCATGACTTTCATGATGTTCGACTCCACCACCAGGAAATTTAAAGTCTCCAAGGTTTGAATGCACCATAAGAATTTGATTGTCTTCTATAATGATAGCCCTGACCGCTTCTCTGTGGTTTATCTTCATTTTGTTTTCATCAATAATTGAATGTCCAAACAATTCATTAAAAATAAGAATCCCTCCATTCTAAGCTAATTATCTTCAATCACTACCCTTTATCTTGTTATCCCTTTAAAAGGAAAATTCTTATTAGAGAAATGCACCACGTTACTTTAAATACAGGATGCCACTATCAAACTTGAGTAACAGCCTTTTCTATACATTTATATTGTTTATTACCTTTAAATTTCTTTTCTATTGTGGGTTTCCGGTTCGTTCGGTATGGCGGTATCCGCAAATAGAACAGGAACCTATCGGTGTGTAGGTGAAGGATGAACCGTACAGACCGTGGTTATCGGTCTATTTAATACCGAAGCGACACGTTACAGAGTGACAGAAAAGCGTTTTTCCTTTCTGATCAGTCTGTCGTGCTGCCGCCCGAAATTGCTTTGAACTATTAAAAAACAAATTCTGTTGAAACAAAATGGCTTTCAAAGTATTATAACTTTATATATATCAGCATCATTATTAAAATCGACATATACAATGACATATGTGTTGATGACATTATCCTTTTATGTATGTTAGTCACAAAATAGAAAACACTATGAAACCATTAATAAACATAATCCGCTAAATCGGTCTTCTTTAAGTCATCTAAGAATGTTTTAATTCTTTCCGATATCTCTCTCTGGTCGTGACTGATCTCTTTAGGCAGCTGCAAAAGAACATAGTTGAGAGGGTTGCTGTTGAGCTTACTAAAGGTCGATTTAAAAATCACATACATATAAAGATCGATGGAATCAGCTGTAACATCAAAGAATATCTCTATTCTTTCATACTTCTCTTTATAACGTTCTGTCGGTTTAAATCTTACGGATTGTAAAAAGACGTGTTGTCTTGCGTCCAACATAGATGCAAAATCTCTCTTCACTGCTTTTATGATTTGTTTATCCATCAAAGCTTCTCGAACGTTCACGGTGAATCCTAACTCATCCTGAAATGTCTTCATACAGAGTTCCATAAATGGATGCATCTTTACTTCTACAAAATCTTTATCTTCAGGATCTAGTGTTCTGGGTATCTCTACATTGGTTTTTACCCATAGTTCGTTTTCATAGAGAGGCACAGGAAGGTTTTCGGGTAACAGAAAATTGAATGCAATACGTTCTTCTTCGTTCTTTCCGATTTCTTTACCAACAACAATCTCATGACTAAAGAACGGATAATGAATGTTTTCATTTCCAAAATTATAAGTCTTTACAAGTGAATGAGTGATGGTTTCTATTCTTCTCGATTTATTGCCACCATAAAGAATTACCTCCCCCTGTACGTATTCCCCAGGTATGAAGATTGGAGTATGAATGACGGTATCCACTTTAACCAATCCCACCATAACACTTGAGAGTATTTGTTTGAACATAGAAACCCTCCTAATCTCTTAAAACTTAATTACGGTTATAAATGCGAATAGTTTCTCTAAATGATTATCACGTCTTCACACTGGTTCATACCCGTCAGATCTATTAGTTCAACCATCCCTGATTTGGCTAACTTCTTAGCGTTTGGTGTAAAGTAACGGTTCGTGATAACCATGGCATTTGTCGTTCGCCAATAAATGCTGCCTGAACTGATACGCTGAATATACTCCAAAGCATTTCCCTTGAACTGCTGTTCTTTTTCATCTCTTCCTTGAAATCAAATCGCACCATAAGATCGATAACCGCTAACTAAAAACTGAAATTTAGTGCTCGAGTCAAAAAGGAAGTCTTCAAAGTGAGGGTTAACTTCTATTTCAATCATGTCCCTCACGCACCTTACTCTTGATAATTATTTCGATTGGACACTACATCTCACCCACCCCCGAGTGATTGTTTGTTTTATAGTAATAAAAAAGACCACTCTTAGATGAGTAGTCTTAGGGTTAAAAGCTATAGTCATAATATTTACTGTGTTCGTAGTCATATAATGATAAAGACTTACCACTAACAGTACCACTAAAATGATTACTTACATCGTAGTCATATCCTTCAAATTTATTATCTTTCATTTTTAACTCTATAGAATTTCCATTGCCGTAATGATATAAATCAAATTGCCCGTTCCTACTTCTACCACTTACATGACAACCAATTTCATAATCGTAAACATCAACATTATCCACTGAAACTTTTCCGTCTATAGTGATATACTCCCCTTCACTATAATCATAAACTGAACTTTTCTTTAAACCTGTTGCTAATCTCA encodes the following:
- a CDS encoding efflux RND transporter permease subunit, which produces MSRWFSFLAEKIIHSPKKIISLVLLFTVILGFGVTKVQVDLGQGTMISHKDPIYKATEEYQDQFGSDTLFILLSGNQDDFLSTDNLSAINKLQERLVEKKEIQSVFSYYNIIKNGTDQATNMQLKMKEQLKEVVEKAVREAASSGATPAQQQEVAQKAQNAFLKKLSEQNGVNLKALQEAGAPSIQNEKFVKGLVLDKEGNLNEMFKTIMPQNGEHALIVMKIKGGIPYDKLSDITEDVSDITNEAGLKNLETNISGTPKIYGAIYNSMMKDMSIMLGLSLVLMAVILFIVFPVKWRLLSLPVVLLSLFWTIGIMGYIGVPMSMVTMAILPILIGLGTDFAIQFHNRYDEELKAGKSVKEATMQSIKKMGPAVGIAVFAMTLGFITLLISKVPMIQHFGIMLSVGVIVSYTVSLLLMYTVFMLRDRSVTSKAISTSSKMEGFMKKLATFTVKKPLLLLSIGVVLSGSGFYIDHSLKVETNIEKLMPQEAPELKELNELRKIIGSTNEISFILKSDDVTNPKVVNWIADFEEEQLKNHPKIETITSIATIVKEANRGEIPKTQDEIETILTQVPGELKSNIISSDRKTAAVSFTIGNIGMKEQADLLSQIEKEINPPSGVEMNPAGSNVINIKSVESMTENRHLSAGMGVIAIIAGLLLAYRRWKMSLYPVLPIVLVVGWSSLMMFLLDIEINPLTAVLASLVLGIGSEFTILIMERYQEELENDLSRDEALIKAISKIGRAITASGLTVIAGFSTLIFSEFVMLRSFGITTVFDTFLCLMSALFILPSIIVLVEKYKPEINKKVS
- a CDS encoding TetR/AcrR family transcriptional regulator; protein product: MAKKSDLRIIRTKKLVREAFLELINQKGFTAITVQDIADAATIGRGTFYLHYKDKYDLLDQLTEQTLTRLSDLIQPSTHFRDNKLNLEELRKMLIRVFDAIRVEQTFFKTMLSSHDTPNFNQELTKFFFNKFSAEYENLNLSEKKELPRGILISYLSSAILGVIVWWLQNGMMYASEYMADSITNLLMEGPAGLLNVDYE
- a CDS encoding nitroreductase family protein, with product MTVDFYQALKERRSYYGISKDVGVSEEKVKEVVEFAVKHTPSAFNSQTARVVVLTGDAHDKLWDITTETLKKIVAEENFEGTRQKLESFQAGFGTVLFFEDEAGVRSLQEQFPLYADNFPVWSQQSSGMHQLVVWAGLEAEGLGASLQHYNPLIDEEVKNEWNIPSNWKLIAQMPFGKPTSQPGEKEFKPIEDRVKYFK
- a CDS encoding DUF1349 domain-containing protein; amino-acid sequence: MNFIEENNRWLSKPTTFDIGDNHISITTEPHTDLWQRTYYGFQNGNAPALLLPVEDKYFTFTVRTDFNSKRRFDQCGVIIYQSSDNWFKASIEYENEDFQRLGSVVTNNGYSDWATTDIPAKQKHMYYRLSRRESDFCIECSYDGIHYKQMRIFHLFSADHAVNVGIYACSPEHSSFTAEFSELKISECLWQEHK
- a CDS encoding serine hydrolase domain-containing protein, with the translated sequence MNVILEEKIKDVIDQIDFSGVVYVEENGKGIFESAWNFANRSDQIENKIDTRFGIASGCKLFTAVAIYQLVEKGMISFDKKLIDCLDIPFKHISSEVTVHHLLTHTSGIPDYFDEEFMDDFEELWVENPMYHIRRLEDFLPLFQDQPMKNQVGASFSYNNAGFILLGLIVEKASGLDFSDYVQKNIFDKADMTDSGYFSFDSLPANTATGYIENSDGTWKTNIYSLPVKGGADGGAFVTAYDMSKFWRALMGYQLLNERNTRQLLTPYTQVNETSFYGYGIWIKKNIENNIFKYHVMGYDPGVSFHSAHYPDVSINVVICSNKSDGAFDIMKVIEEEVTNKIAVKK